One genomic region from Longimicrobiaceae bacterium encodes:
- a CDS encoding DNA gyrase subunit A, with amino-acid sequence MRESFIDYSMSVIVQRALPDVRDGLKPVHRRILYAMHEAGLSPNRPYKKSATVVGDVLGKY; translated from the coding sequence ATGCGCGAGTCGTTCATCGACTACTCGATGAGCGTGATCGTACAGCGGGCGCTGCCGGACGTGCGCGACGGGCTGAAGCCGGTGCACCGGCGCATCCTGTACGCGATGCACGAGGCGGGGCTGTCGCCGAACCGGCCGTACAAGAAGAGCGCGACGGTCGTCGGCGACGTGCTGGGCAAGTAC
- a CDS encoding MOSC domain-containing protein, with the protein MEKENGTVGRVLSVQVGLPRAYGAEDAPDPMDRAWTTGFFKEPAAGPVRVGTANLEGDGQADRKNHGGPEKAVLGYAAAHYPAWREELGIAEMPFGAFGENLTLAGMTEETVCIGDVHAVGTALLQVSQPRGPCWKIARRWRIKDLSARVQRTGRTGWYYRVLREGTVEAGAPCERVERPSPRWTVALANDLLFRREGRDDLAAELLECPELAPAWRDWLARKLEAKRPGSDWRRLVGPNR; encoded by the coding sequence ATGGAGAAGGAGAACGGGACCGTGGGCCGGGTGCTCTCGGTGCAGGTGGGGCTCCCGCGCGCCTACGGAGCGGAGGACGCGCCCGACCCGATGGATCGCGCCTGGACCACGGGCTTCTTCAAGGAGCCGGCCGCGGGCCCGGTCCGCGTCGGGACGGCCAACTTGGAGGGCGACGGGCAGGCGGACCGGAAGAACCACGGCGGGCCGGAGAAGGCAGTGCTCGGCTACGCCGCGGCGCACTACCCGGCGTGGCGGGAGGAGCTGGGGATCGCGGAGATGCCCTTCGGCGCCTTCGGCGAGAACCTCACCCTCGCGGGGATGACGGAGGAGACGGTGTGCATCGGCGACGTGCACGCCGTGGGGACGGCGCTGCTGCAGGTCTCCCAGCCACGCGGCCCCTGCTGGAAGATCGCCCGCCGCTGGCGCATCAAGGACCTGTCGGCGCGGGTCCAGCGGACGGGGCGCACGGGGTGGTACTACCGGGTGCTGCGCGAGGGGACGGTGGAGGCCGGCGCCCCCTGCGAGCGGGTGGAGCGCCCGAGCCCGCGCTGGACGGTGGCGCTCGCGAACGACCTGCTCTTCCGCCGCGAGGGGCGCGACGACCTCGCCGCGGAGCTGCTGGAGTGCCCGGAGCTGGCTCCGGCCTGGCGCGACTGGCTCGCGCGGAAGCTGGAGGCGAAGCGGCCGGGGAGCGACTGGCGCAGGCTGGTGGGCCCCAACCGGTGA